CCGAAAACCCGAGTTTTGAGGTCAACGCGGCGTTGCTGTCGCGCGCGACCGTGTTTCGGCTCGAACCGCCTGGACCAGACGAACTTCGTGTCGTCTTGGAGCGGGCTCTCGCTGATAAAAAGGGACTCGGCAACTATCCCGTCCAAATCGAGGAAGCCGCCGTGGACCATTATATCAAAATGGCGGACGGTGACTACCGTGTCCTGTTGAACGCCCTCGAGCTGGCCGTATTGACGACGCCCGAGGTCGATGGCAAGATTCAAATCACACTCGACGTGGCCGAGGAGTCGATTCAACAAAAGGCCATCAAGTACGACAAGACGGGTGACCGACACTATGACGTCATCTCGGCGTTCATCAAGTCGATTCGCGGCTCGGACCCGGACGCGGCACTGTACTGGCTCGCCGTCATGATCGAGGCCGGCGAATCACCGCGTTTCATCATGCGCAGGCTCTATGTGCATGCGGCCGAAGATATCGGGCTCAGTGACCCGAACGCGCTCGTCATCGTCGATGCGGCCGCTCGCGCGAGCGAACACGTCGGTTTCCCGGAGGCACGGATCCCGATGGCACAGGCCGTCCTATATCTCGCGACGGCACCGAAATCGAACGCGGTCATCACCGCCATCGATAAGGCGATTCACCACGTCCGCACGGTCGAAGGCGGTCCGGTACCGGTCCATCTCCGTGACGCGCACAGCCCAGGCGCCCGCGAGCTCGGCAACGGTGCCGGATACAAATACCCGCACGACGAGAAAGACGGCTACGTCGCGCAAAACTACTGGCCGGAGAACTTGGCCCGAAAACGTCCTAAATATTATACACCGACGAGCCGTGGCTTCGAGCAACAGCTGCAAAAACGACTCGATTATTGGGAAAAACGACGCTGACTCTTTTGAGCCGCGTCGTTTTTTCATTTCTGGATGCGGTTGATCTCGACACCAGCTGTCTCAAGCATTTGGTTGATGACGTACCCTGCTGCGACGAGGCCGGCGACCGATGGGACGAACGCGTTCGAACTCGGTGGCATCTTCGCTTTACGGATCGGGGCATCTTTCTTCCCGACGACCTCATTCACGTCTTCGCGTGTCACGATCGGCGACTCGTCTGAAAAGACGACCGGGACGCCTTTATGGATGCGCTCTTTACGGAGACGCGTCCGGACCATTTTGGCGATCGGGTCGTATGTCGTATCCTTGATGTCGACGACTTTGATGCGCGTCGGGTCCATCTTGTTGGCCATGCCCATGCTCGAGATGACCGGGATGCCACGACGTTTGCACTCGACGATCAAGTGGATCTTATAGATGATCGTGTCCGAGGCATCGATGACGAAGTCGAGGTCTTGCGCGAAGAATTCTTCGAACGTCTCTTCCGTGTAGAACATTTTTAATTTGACGAGCTCGAGCTCAGGGTTGATATCGAGGAGGCGTGTCGCCATCGCTTCGACTTTAGGTTGCCCGACCGTCGACAAGAGCGCGTGAATCTGGCGGTTGACGTTCGTGATATCGATATCATCTTTATCGACGAGCACGATTCGTCCGACGCCACTGCGTGCGAGCGCCTCGGCCGCGAACGACCCGACACCGCCGACACCGAGGATGGCGACCGTCTTCCCTTTCAATGTTTCTAAACCATCTTGACCAATGGCCAACTCATTACGTGAAAACTGGTGTAACATACTCTTCCTCCAAATGAATCCTATTTTCTCACACTATTTTACTCGGAATTATAATCAAAAAAAAGACGCCTAGCGACGTTTTACAATAAAATCGATGGGACCCGGAGTGCCGTGACGATGCCCTGCTTTTGAACCTGCTTAAGCAGGTGGGTGACCTAGCGTCCCCTTCACAAGTCCTCCTGCACGTGATGAGGCAGTTGATCTGGATAGCAGTTCGGTCTCCCGTATTCAAAGTGTTGGCTCAAAATAACGAAGGCGGCTCTCGTACACCTCAGGTATCCCATCTGTTGACCTTACTATAGCACTGTCTGTAAAAAGAAGTCAATCAGAAACGATGACTTCTCGTGACAGTTTCGTCACAACCACATGTTACGAAACGCACCGGTCGGGTCGTACGTGTCTTGTTGCCGACTGACGTTGAAATGCCGGTCGCGTGAGTCGTTGCCGACACCGGCCTGGTACGCCCAATTACCGTAGTTGCTCGCGACATCATAGTCAATTAGCGTCGATTCGAAATAGGACGCGCCGATGCGCCAGTCTTGCCCGAGTTCTTTCGCGAAGTAGCTCGCGACGATTTGACGGCCCCGGTTCGACATCCACCCCGTCGCGTTCAACTCACGCATGAACGCATCGACAAAGTCGACGCCTGTCTCACCCACCTGCCAACGCCCGATGACGTCAGGGTCGACACGCCACGTCTTTCGTTTCGAACGGATGCCTTGGGCCCGAAAGAGTCGTTTCC
This sequence is a window from Exiguobacterium mexicanum. Protein-coding genes within it:
- a CDS encoding replication-associated recombination protein A codes for the protein MSDLFQQSNSGPLANRMRPETLDEVIGQRHIIGEGKLLRRAIEADRLGTIILYGPPGTGKTTLARVISNYTKATFVQLNAVTAKLDELRSVIREAESRFDFEQERTILFLDEIHRFNKLQQDALLPALEAGKLILIGATTENPSFEVNAALLSRATVFRLEPPGPDELRVVLERALADKKGLGNYPVQIEEAAVDHYIKMADGDYRVLLNALELAVLTTPEVDGKIQITLDVAEESIQQKAIKYDKTGDRHYDVISAFIKSIRGSDPDAALYWLAVMIEAGESPRFIMRRLYVHAAEDIGLSDPNALVIVDAAARASEHVGFPEARIPMAQAVLYLATAPKSNAVITAIDKAIHHVRTVEGGPVPVHLRDAHSPGARELGNGAGYKYPHDEKDGYVAQNYWPENLARKRPKYYTPTSRGFEQQLQKRLDYWEKRR
- a CDS encoding tRNA threonylcarbamoyladenosine dehydratase; its protein translation is MLHQFSRNELAIGQDGLETLKGKTVAILGVGGVGSFAAEALARSGVGRIVLVDKDDIDITNVNRQIHALLSTVGQPKVEAMATRLLDINPELELVKLKMFYTEETFEEFFAQDLDFVIDASDTIIYKIHLIVECKRRGIPVISSMGMANKMDPTRIKVVDIKDTTYDPIAKMVRTRLRKERIHKGVPVVFSDESPIVTREDVNEVVGKKDAPIRKAKMPPSSNAFVPSVAGLVAAGYVINQMLETAGVEINRIQK